In Erythrobacter sp. KY5, the DNA window TCCAAGGGCGGCGAGCACATCGAGCGCCTTGCCCATCTGGACGGTGGGCTTTCCTCGCTCCAGCTCGACAAGGAAGCGCAAGCCCACTCCGCTTGCTGCAGCCAGTTCGTCTTGGCGTAGTCCAAGCTCCTTGCGTTCATCGCGAATGATCTGGCCGATAGTGGCAACATCGAGCATTTGCATCACCTTTCCCGAGCGGGAAATCTATGCTGATTGTCGATCAATTGCAAGAGAATTTACCCGAACGGGATATTTTTAGCCAATAACAAGATCAAAGCATCGCTATTTTCCCGAACGGGAAATACGAACATCCCGTCAATACCTTCTATGGGCGCTTCAAATCGTTCAATTTCAGGTCAGCACATCACAGTTCGGGAGAGCAGAGGAAGAATTGTGGTGGTGATCCCTCAAAGCGCTTTGCACTTCCGTTAAACCACAAGTGGTTGCATTAGCCCACTTGCCACCATTGCCTTAACCTACGCAAACTTGGCCTTGATGACCTTGCCTCCCGCTCTGAGCTCATCGAGATGGTCGCTCCACCACTGAGCCATGCGCACCCGCTCGTCCCAGTGCTTGCCGCGGTGGTAGATGCCGCGCACCGCATTGCTGTCGCCATGCGCCAGGGCACGTTCAATCGCATCCGGATTCCACAGGCCAGACTCATTCAGGAGCGTTGACGCAGTCGCCCTCAGGCCGTGAGCGGTGACCTCTTCCTTTGAAAAGCCCATGCGTCGAAAAGCAGCATTAAGCGTGTTCTCGCTCATCGGGCGCTTAGAGCTTCTGGCGGATGGGAAGACGTATCCCTCGTAGCCGAGCAACTCAGCCAGGTCGGTGAGATGGCTGACAACCTGCTTCGAGAGCGGGACCGCGTGTGGACGGCGCGCTTTCATCTTCCCCGCTGGAATCTTCCAGACACCATCGATCAGGTCGAACTCGTGCCATTCGGCGTGCCTGAGTTCACCGGGCCGTACGAAAACATGCGGAGCGATCTGTAAGGCGAACTTCGTGACGATGTAGCCGGTATAGTCGTCGATTGCGCGCAGCAGCCCACCCAGCTCTCTGGGTTCAAGGATCGCCGCGTAGTGTGTCGCTCTCGGCGTGACGAGTGCGCCTTTCAACATACTGGTCGGATCGGCCTTGCAGCGCGTGGTTGCGACACCGTAGCGAAACACCCGGCCTGCAAATGATCGGCACTTCTTCGCGGTCTCATGCTTGCCGGTGGCTTCCAGCCGCTTGAGCGGCGCGAGCACTTCGAATGGCTCGATATCGTTGATGGGTCGGTTGCCGATGGCAGGTGCCAGCTGATCAAGAAAGTAGTTGGCCTTGATGATCGTGGCTTCGGCACGACCGTTCTGGACCATGAACTGCTCGATGTACTCGCGTGCGACCGTTTCAAAGGTCTGCGCGGTGAGAAACTCCTCGCGAATCTTCCGCTTGCGCTTCTCCAGCGCCGGATCGCCACCAGATGCGACAGCCTGGCGCGCCTCGTAGGTTGCGTCTCGCGCTTGCTTGAGGCTGATCTCGGGATAGCTGCCGATCGAGAGCTTCTTCTCGATCTTGCCGATCCGGTATCGGAATCGCCACAGCTTGCTGCCAGCGGGCGTGACCTCGACATAGAGGCCGCGCTGGTCAGCGACCTTGTAAGGCTTGTCTTTGATCTTGAGGGCGCGAAGCTTTGTTTCGGTCAGAGGCATGTGCGGGCCTTTTCCCAATGTGGTTTTCGCAAAGGCACGCAAAAGGCCCGCAAAAATGCCGAGAACCCCCGAGATTTCGCGGGACGTTCCGGAACGATCCAAGGGCCAAATCCCTAGGATTTCTGCGGGTTTTATAGATTATTTGGGAGAACGTGAGAAGAACAAATGGTGCCCAGAAGAGGACTCGAACCTCCACGGGATTGCTCCCGCCGCCACCTGAAGACGGTGCGTCTACCAATTCCGCCATCTGGGCACTCTGTAGCGAGCAAACATCGGAGTGGCTCGCTGGGTAGGCGCGGGCCAATAGCGTTCCGTCCGTGTGCCTGTCAACGCAAACCTGCGCGCTGGCGCGAACAGGTCTTGCCCCGCGCCCCGGCTTGGCGCATGGGACGCGGGTTTCGAGCGCATCTCGCCAACCCAGTAACTGCAATGCTCCAAGGGATACGGGCAATGTCCAAGACCTCTCCGCTTTCTGACGCTCTTGTCACTGTTTTCGGTGGCGGCGGCTATATCGGCAATTACGTGACGCAGGCGCTGT includes these proteins:
- a CDS encoding type II toxin-antitoxin system Y4mF family antitoxin: MLDVATIGQIIRDERKELGLRQDELAAASGVGLRFLVELERGKPTVQMGKALDVLAALGCELRIKRPDGIVIAGQMDEFKKDKAE
- a CDS encoding integrase arm-type DNA-binding domain-containing protein — its product is MPLTETKLRALKIKDKPYKVADQRGLYVEVTPAGSKLWRFRYRIGKIEKKLSIGSYPEISLKQARDATYEARQAVASGGDPALEKRKRKIREEFLTAQTFETVAREYIEQFMVQNGRAEATIIKANYFLDQLAPAIGNRPINDIEPFEVLAPLKRLEATGKHETAKKCRSFAGRVFRYGVATTRCKADPTSMLKGALVTPRATHYAAILEPRELGGLLRAIDDYTGYIVTKFALQIAPHVFVRPGELRHAEWHEFDLIDGVWKIPAGKMKARRPHAVPLSKQVVSHLTDLAELLGYEGYVFPSARSSKRPMSENTLNAAFRRMGFSKEEVTAHGLRATASTLLNESGLWNPDAIERALAHGDSNAVRGIYHRGKHWDERVRMAQWWSDHLDELRAGGKVIKAKFA